Below is a genomic region from Nitrospirota bacterium.
TGCTTGCCCCGTCCTCGATGCAGTTGGACGAAGCCGAACAGTTCATGCGTGCCTTTGTGCCGAGTCTCATGGCACAGGGGCAGCCGCCCCTGTTCACGTGGCTGTGCCTGTCTTTCGTAAGGGTACGGCGCTCGGGCAGCGCCCTTTCCTATGTCATGTTCGGCGCATTGAGCGGCCTGGGCATGCTGGCCAAGTACAATTTTTCGTTTCTCCTCTTGGCTGTCGTCGTTTCGGGCCTCAGCATCGGGCCGTGGAGAAAGGCGCTTCTGAGCAGGAAGATATTCCTTTCCATCGCGGCCTTCTCTCTTGTCTCGGCACTTGACCTGCACTGGCTCGAGGCACACGGGTTTCAGCCGCTCCAGCACGCCATGAGCAAATCCGGAGCGGGGGCATCGGAGGCCGTATCGGTCTTTTCGTTTGTGCAACTCATACCGCGCGCATTCGTTGATTCGTTCGTCTTCGTCCTCTTGTTCTGGCTTTTTTACCGGGGGAGGCTTTCCTTGAAGGCCGCACAGCCGCAAAAGGACCTGACGTCGTTCTTCCGCAGGCTTGCAATATCCGGGCACGCGGCGGTCCTGGGCGTGATAGTCGTCCTCAGGCCCGAAATCGTCAAGGGCAGGTGGCTTGCCCCGGTCCTTTTCACCCTGCCCTTGGCCATGTTTACCCTCGTGGATGCCGGCCGCACTGTCCGGAGGAATACATGGCTTGCCCGGTTTGCCCTGAGCATAGCCATAATAGTCTTGCTCGTCAGAGGGGTGGTGAGCTTTGCTCCCGACATCGGGCATGCAAAACGCATACACATCCCTTATGAAAGCCTTTCGGCCGCCTTGGAGGAGAAACTTTCCCGGAGGGGAATCGGAGAAACGGACGCGCTGGTGGTAATATCGGACAATCTGTACGTGCCGGCCGGTGTCATGCGGTATGTCCGGCTGGGGAAATTTATTCACTTCGATTATTACCGCAGATTCATGGACGAGCAGCAGCGAAAAGATGCGCTGGCCCGGGGCGGCCTCCTGCTCTGGGACGCCACGGTCAGGGGAAATGCCGTCCCGGCATTCATGAGAAGGGAATTCCCCGGCGCGGAA
It encodes:
- a CDS encoding glycosyltransferase family 39 protein, which gives rise to MNAPQGIRKIPFSGNGDPLAVAAIALYCLSYFLLRMLAPSSMQLDEAEQFMRAFVPSLMAQGQPPLFTWLCLSFVRVRRSGSALSYVMFGALSGLGMLAKYNFSFLLLAVVVSGLSIGPWRKALLSRKIFLSIAAFSLVSALDLHWLEAHGFQPLQHAMSKSGAGASEAVSVFSFVQLIPRAFVDSFVFVLLFWLFYRGRLSLKAAQPQKDLTSFFRRLAISGHAAVLGVIVVLRPEIVKGRWLAPVLFTLPLAMFTLVDAGRTVRRNTWLARFALSIAIIVLLVRGVVSFAPDIGHAKRIHIPYESLSAALEEKLSRRGIGETDALVVISDNLYVPAGVMRYVRLGKFIHFDYYRRFMDEQQRKDALARGGLLLWDATVRGNAVPAFMRREFPGAEPLGIINVPYLYSSRERFALGAALIGRH